A genomic window from Pyxidicoccus trucidator includes:
- a CDS encoding helix-turn-helix domain-containing protein → MDERDRDVPGVLIPRPEVQLVVRFGPLARRGLDAHALGGRQRVHRKLIRSGQRTVTARLHLGSHEAVLGVPASAIAGGIVALDELWGDAATRRLFDRLGDARNTADAAAILESAIAERLALADGRRARAQLALAAAERLTSANVNAVAVDLGVSERHLRRVFRETVGVSPKAFARLTRFHRALRDALEDDHASWASIAAEAGYYDQAHLIAEFRAITGVTPQGFLGELRATPLIG, encoded by the coding sequence GTGGACGAGCGCGACCGCGACGTGCCGGGCGTCTTGATTCCGCGTCCGGAGGTCCAGCTCGTCGTTCGGTTCGGGCCGTTGGCGCGAAGGGGGCTCGACGCACACGCGTTGGGCGGAAGGCAGAGGGTGCATCGAAAGCTCATTCGCAGCGGGCAGCGGACCGTGACGGCGCGTCTTCACCTGGGCTCGCATGAGGCGGTGCTCGGCGTGCCGGCCTCCGCAATCGCCGGAGGCATCGTCGCGCTCGATGAGCTGTGGGGCGACGCCGCGACCCGGCGGCTCTTCGATCGGCTTGGCGACGCCCGCAACACGGCCGATGCGGCTGCAATCCTGGAGAGCGCGATCGCCGAACGCCTCGCGCTCGCGGACGGACGCCGCGCCCGCGCGCAACTCGCCCTCGCCGCCGCCGAGAGGCTGACGAGCGCCAATGTGAACGCCGTCGCCGTAGACCTCGGTGTGAGCGAGCGGCATCTCCGTCGCGTGTTCCGTGAAACCGTCGGCGTGAGCCCAAAGGCGTTCGCCAGGCTGACACGCTTCCATCGCGCGCTACGCGACGCGCTCGAGGACGATCACGCCAGCTGGGCGAGCATCGCCGCCGAAGCCGGCTACTACGACCAGGCGCATCTCATCGCCGAGTTCCGCGCGATCACGGGCGTGACGCCGCAGGGGTTTCTCGGCGAGCTCCGCGCGACTCCGTTGATCGGCTGA